From Capra hircus breed San Clemente chromosome 12, ASM170441v1, whole genome shotgun sequence, a single genomic window includes:
- the LOC102171721 gene encoding uncharacterized protein LOC102171721 has product MEKKESAFALMVDFTITLLSTSASLRWITKNSAKASAIPEQAPGTWSLKKAFPPLTRNQLKVNPGPAPKPPSPRSPRLCHALLGAASPPPKSDIESQPLTKAKTVLKHGFKPEDHDLDPRVDYSPRYEEPLHSHARVQVCLRIIHVWSPRRVETNGNPQCLNLASILDLPTQRQNTSWLNSGTDTLYESKTFTLKSPFTAGSNRHSHSAGAGSPPPPARRFLAPIHLPPALTAHHQTCPANIKLERLQL; this is encoded by the exons atggagaaaaaggagagcgCTTTCGCTTTGATGGTGGACTTCACTATCACGCTATTAAGCACATCAGC TTCTTTGCGATGGATTACAAAGAACTCTGCGAAGGCATCCGCAATCCCGGAACAAGCTCCGGGTACCTGGAGTTTAAAGAAGGCGTTCCCACCGCTTACCCGGAATCAGCTAAAAGTAAACCCAGGACCAGCGCCAAAGCCTCCCTCACCTCGGTCTCCGCGTCTCTGCCACG CCTTGCTTGGCGCTGCCTCACCACCCCCGAAGTCTGATATCGAATCGCAACCCCTAACTAAAGCCAAGACGGTTCTGAAGCACGGGTTCAAGCCTGAAGACCATGATCTGGATCCCCGAGTCGACTACAGCCCGCGTTATGAAGAGCCCCTGCATTCGCACGCACGTGTGCAAGTGTGCCTGCGAATCATTCACGTGTGGTCACCCAGACGTGTCGAGACGAATGGGAACCCACAGTGTCTAAACCTTGCAAGTATCCTCGACCTCCCAACGCAGCGACAAAACACTTCCTGGCTTAACAGCGGCACAGACACCCTCTATGAAAGCAAAACGTTTACCTTGAAATCGCCGTTCACCGCTGGATCAAATCGGCACAGCCATTCAGCGGGGGCTgggtcccctccccctcctgcccGGCGCTTTCTCGCCCCCATTCACCTCCCACCCGCTCTGACAGCCCATCACCAAACGTGTCCAGCCAATATTAAACTTGAGCGTTTACAACTTTAA